A genomic window from Paenibacillus sp. FSL K6-0276 includes:
- a CDS encoding alpha/beta hydrolase, whose protein sequence is MERKYSQQLLTSILERQHVINENGLDILIKPIPETDEPGVLDPRFYQSMESLLKGFKGMLVKMMLKGSRKKNIQKSAAQMRRMMNGVNSIPITDGVDVKHAKVQNGDVAVPVRIYTPQKKSEGLQPVFYYIHGGGFVAGGPDVVEEMCKLVVANTGCVSIQVDYRLAPENPYPAGLDDCYAVLKWVYAHAEEFNGDPNRICISGDSAGGNLATVCAMKDRDEGTQMVKAQALLYPSVDAAGMKEHMQRRDVYEISPSQDKQIRSILDLLSGGLGTVSLGEYLGVPDDTIPHVSPLRGDLIGMPPTIILFGEYDFLRIEDDAYALKLKESGVKVKTVRYKGLSHGFADQVGVTPQAEDSLNEIGKFMLENV, encoded by the coding sequence ATGGAACGTAAATATTCTCAACAGCTTCTTACATCTATTCTTGAAAGACAGCATGTCATTAATGAAAATGGGCTGGATATCCTGATTAAGCCCATTCCTGAAACCGATGAGCCTGGCGTGCTAGATCCTCGCTTTTATCAGAGTATGGAGTCACTCCTGAAAGGCTTCAAGGGCATGTTGGTTAAGATGATGTTGAAAGGCAGCCGAAAGAAAAATATACAAAAAAGTGCAGCTCAAATGCGCAGGATGATGAATGGCGTGAATAGCATTCCGATCACTGATGGTGTTGATGTGAAGCATGCGAAGGTTCAGAACGGAGATGTGGCAGTACCTGTGCGAATTTATACCCCGCAGAAGAAGAGCGAAGGACTGCAGCCTGTGTTCTATTACATCCACGGAGGTGGTTTCGTAGCAGGTGGACCTGATGTAGTAGAGGAGATGTGCAAGCTCGTGGTTGCGAATACCGGCTGCGTATCGATTCAGGTTGATTACCGCCTAGCTCCAGAGAACCCATACCCTGCTGGGCTCGACGACTGTTATGCCGTGTTGAAATGGGTATATGCTCACGCCGAAGAATTCAATGGTGACCCGAATCGCATCTGTATTTCTGGAGATTCCGCAGGTGGGAATTTAGCCACGGTGTGTGCAATGAAAGATCGGGATGAGGGAACTCAGATGGTAAAGGCGCAGGCACTACTATATCCAAGCGTGGACGCAGCAGGAATGAAGGAACATATGCAGCGCAGAGATGTTTATGAAATATCCCCGTCTCAGGATAAACAGATTCGTTCGATACTGGACCTGCTGAGCGGCGGTTTAGGAACTGTCAGCTTAGGTGAATATTTGGGGGTGCCCGATGATACAATCCCTCATGTTAGCCCGCTGCGAGGAGATCTGATAGGGATGCCGCCTACCATTATTTTGTTTGGTGAATATGACTTTTTGCGTATAGAGGATGATGCATATGCCTTAAAGCTGAAGGAGTCGGGCGTCAAAGTGAAAACGGTTCGTTACAAAGGACTTTCCCACGGCTTTGCCGATCAGGTGGGGGTCACACCGCAAGCGGAAGATAGTTTGAATGAAATTGGAAAATTCATGTTAGAGAATGTGTGA
- a CDS encoding helix-turn-helix domain-containing protein, which produces MQENTLIASDFRFSINLPEDAIASWHQELEVMYILQGTGVLQLDDKQFAYEVRQDDIIVLNSYQLHSLEMQGSGKALSLFISPAFLAVFCPEIESIIIECKSFLYPKEEQARYNLLRSEFASVFQAYYKNESRLPILLRSRVGVLLNNLVHNFLEQNKPKDPSKSPSRERLRKATDYIHRHYRENITLSGLASTIYLSSSYLSHLFQKQLGLTFTAYLTNVRLSQAVSLLRSERTITDIASEVGFPSTNALIDAFKRRFSVTPGQYRLVNEQDVAESKENNTASVGFSTDFSTLMQHLQHPEQSNVKPQVNEIHDLHVDTSRKIRTLSHNWRTLINAGYAKDLLNGAVQAQIRKIQKEIGFRYMRCKGLLDDDMMIYVSKMSGSIDYNFVYIDEVLDFMLSVELQPYVEFSYMPSALAREAVFPFKRPSILSMPEKLDEWLALVTSLVRHFIDRYGIESVREWRFAPFVSPEFSSYGVFTMEEYWVLYRETSLAIRAIDPLLHIVGPGSNIDSSDLISDFLVSCSKGTCMPDSLALRAYHSILPSQEDTGLKLMAEDEAFALAASGDEQFLGHALHKVKKLLRQRGFGNLPVILEEWSNSIWQRDLCNDTSYKSAFLFKNILENYDQFEAMGYWSLSDHMEEIVPSSDLFHGGFGLFTRGGLPKSCYRALQLLRYAGSCLIAEGDGYFITSSKGEIQIFLYNYCHYDTLYRYRHTTHLTQTERYNVFNIRNSRQYHICLDDLTPGVYTERRYSVGPDGGSAFDEWLSMGAPKDMRPEEWSYLESRSLPLFQMRSQQVTANFVVNAVVQPHEVQAIRLTR; this is translated from the coding sequence ATGCAAGAAAATACGTTGATTGCCTCGGATTTTAGGTTTTCAATAAACCTCCCTGAAGACGCTATCGCTTCCTGGCATCAGGAACTAGAGGTAATGTATATCTTGCAGGGAACTGGGGTACTACAGCTGGATGACAAGCAGTTTGCCTATGAAGTTCGGCAGGATGACATTATTGTATTGAACAGCTACCAACTGCACTCCTTGGAGATGCAAGGTTCGGGCAAAGCACTGTCGTTGTTTATCTCGCCCGCATTTTTGGCAGTTTTTTGTCCTGAGATTGAAAGTATAATTATAGAGTGTAAGTCTTTTCTGTATCCGAAGGAGGAGCAAGCTCGTTATAATTTACTCCGCAGTGAGTTCGCCAGCGTATTCCAGGCCTATTACAAAAACGAATCTCGTTTACCTATATTATTACGTAGTCGTGTGGGGGTACTGCTGAACAACCTTGTGCATAATTTTCTTGAGCAGAACAAGCCTAAGGATCCCTCCAAATCCCCAAGCAGGGAAAGGTTGCGTAAAGCTACCGATTATATTCACCGACATTACCGGGAGAATATTACACTGAGTGGACTAGCCTCCACTATCTATTTAAGTAGCTCCTACCTATCTCATTTATTTCAGAAACAGCTTGGTCTTACTTTCACTGCCTACCTTACGAATGTTAGGTTGAGTCAGGCTGTGTCTCTACTTCGTAGTGAAAGAACGATCACGGACATCGCCTCAGAAGTTGGGTTTCCAAGTACCAACGCGTTGATCGATGCCTTCAAACGGCGTTTTAGCGTTACACCAGGGCAATACCGTCTCGTAAATGAGCAAGATGTCGCTGAGTCTAAGGAGAACAATACGGCAAGTGTGGGATTCTCGACCGATTTTTCTACACTGATGCAGCATTTGCAACACCCCGAGCAATCCAATGTCAAACCCCAAGTCAACGAGATACATGATCTTCATGTGGACACTAGCCGTAAGATTCGGACGCTGAGTCATAACTGGCGGACATTGATTAATGCAGGATATGCCAAAGATCTGTTGAATGGCGCGGTACAAGCGCAAATACGAAAGATCCAAAAGGAGATTGGCTTTCGCTATATGCGCTGCAAAGGTCTGTTGGACGATGACATGATGATATATGTCAGCAAAATGTCGGGCAGCATAGATTATAACTTTGTTTATATTGATGAGGTACTGGACTTCATGCTTTCAGTCGAGTTACAACCTTATGTGGAATTCAGTTATATGCCCTCAGCATTAGCGAGAGAAGCCGTGTTTCCATTCAAGAGGCCAAGCATCTTATCTATGCCCGAAAAATTAGACGAATGGCTCGCCCTTGTGACTTCTCTTGTTCGGCATTTCATTGACCGGTATGGGATCGAGTCAGTTCGGGAATGGAGGTTCGCTCCATTCGTGAGTCCAGAGTTTTCGAGCTATGGTGTGTTTACAATGGAAGAATACTGGGTGCTTTATCGAGAGACCAGCCTCGCGATCCGTGCTATCGATCCACTGCTTCATATCGTTGGTCCAGGAAGCAACATTGATTCAAGTGATTTAATCAGCGACTTTCTAGTGTCTTGCAGTAAGGGTACCTGTATGCCCGACTCATTGGCTCTACGTGCTTATCACAGCATATTACCATCACAAGAAGACACTGGTCTAAAGCTTATGGCTGAGGATGAAGCTTTTGCTCTTGCTGCAAGCGGCGATGAACAGTTTTTGGGGCACGCGTTGCACAAGGTCAAAAAGCTACTGCGTCAACGTGGTTTCGGCAATCTGCCCGTAATTCTTGAAGAGTGGAGTAATAGCATATGGCAGCGTGATTTGTGCAACGATACCTCCTACAAATCCGCTTTTCTATTCAAAAACATTCTGGAAAACTACGACCAGTTTGAGGCTATGGGATACTGGTCGTTAAGTGACCATATGGAGGAGATCGTTCCTTCGTCGGATCTTTTTCATGGCGGGTTTGGTTTATTCACTCGCGGGGGATTGCCCAAAAGCTGTTATCGTGCGCTGCAGTTGTTGCGGTATGCAGGAAGCTGCCTGATAGCTGAAGGTGATGGGTATTTTATAACTTCTTCAAAAGGTGAAATACAGATATTTTTATATAATTATTGTCATTATGATACACTGTATCGCTATCGCCATACCACTCACCTGACTCAAACCGAACGGTACAACGTGTTCAATATACGCAATTCCCGTCAGTATCACATTTGTCTCGACGACTTAACGCCGGGTGTTTATACAGAGCGTAGGTATTCGGTAGGTCCGGATGGGGGAAGCGCCTTTGACGAATGGCTGAGTATGGGCGCGCCTAAGGACATGCGTCCAGAAGAATGGTCTTATCTTGAAAGTCGGTCCCTGCCGTTATTTCAAATGCGATCGCAGCAAGTGACAGCGAATTTTGTGGTAAATGCTGTTGTACAGCCACATGAGGTACAAGCGATTAGACTAACACGTTAA